A genomic region of Sarcophilus harrisii chromosome 6, mSarHar1.11, whole genome shotgun sequence contains the following coding sequences:
- the VPS37C gene encoding vacuolar protein sorting-associated protein 37C isoform X1: MEELRTRTVEELEKLQDDPEEINRLVMESPEVQDLQLEREMALATNRSLAERNLEFQAPLEISRSNLLDKYQELQKLVEKCQEQKARLEKFSSALQPGTLLDLLQVEGMKIEEESEAMAEKFLEGEVPLDTFLESFASMRMLSHLRRVRVEKLQELVRKPRASKEPARPVVPPRPVIETTTAVAEAPPAPPAAPALPATGPPYPLPYNPAPNLGVGPLAQGALPLSPFPVTTQPSYPYRGPSGPAYAPAQPAGAALGRPWSPHSSPGPGAYPMARGPAPNPGYPQQAYFPAGGRPPYPTQAPAYPSQPQMPNFPRQPRPSGPPQPPYPTGPALPYGFSTPQGPVWPGY, encoded by the exons ATGGAAGAACTGAGGACCCGGACAGTGGAGGAGCTGGAGAAGTTGCAGGATGACCCAGAAGAGATCAACCGACTGGTCATGGAGTCCCCCGAG GTCCAGGACCTGCAGCTGGAGCGGGAGATGGCGCTCGCCACCAACCGGAGCTTGGCCGAGCGCAACCTCGAGTTCCAGGCGCCCTTGGAGATCAGCCGCTCCAACCTCCTGGACAAGTACCAGGAGCTGCAGAAGCTGGTGGAGAAGTGCCAGGAGCAGAAGGCCCGGCTGG agaaaTTCTCCTCAGCGTTGCAGCCAGGAACCTTGCTGGACCTTCTGCAGGTGGAAGGCATGAAAATCGAAGAGGAGTCAGAG GCCATGGCTGAGAAGTTCCTGGAGGGGGAGGTGCCCTTGGATACATTTCTCGAGAGCTTCGCCTCCATGAGGATGTTGTCCCATTTGCGCCGAGTTCGAGTGGAGAAGCTTCAGGAGTTGGTGCGGAAGCCCAGGGCCTCCAAAGAACCAGCCAGGCCCGTGGTCCCGCCTCGGCCGGTCATCGAGACGACTACTGCTGTGGCAGAGGCCCCTCCGGCCCCCCCCGCTGCTCCCGCGCTCCCTGCGACGGgccccccctaccccctcccctacaaCCCCGCCCCTAACCTGGGTGTGGGCCCCCTGGCCCAAGGAGCTCTGCCTCTGAGCCCTTTCCCCGTCACCACTCAGCCCTCTTACCCTTACCGGGGCCCTTCCGGGCCGGCCTATGCACCAGCGCAGCCCGCAGGGGCTGCCCTAGGGCGCCCGTGGTCCCCTCACTCCTCCCCCGGACCAGGGGCCTACCCCATGGCCCGAGGCCCAGCTCCCAATCCAGGCTACCCACAGCAGGCCTATTTCCCGGCAGGAGGAAGGCCACCTTACCCAACTCAGGCCCCTGCCTACCCAAGCCAGCCCCAGATGCCGAATTTTCCGAGGCAGCCCCGACCCTCGGGGCCTCCTCAGCCCCCATACCCAACAGGCCCTGCGCTCCCCTATGGGTTTTCCACACCGCAGGGGCCTGTCTGGCCTGGGTACTAG
- the VPS37C gene encoding vacuolar protein sorting-associated protein 37C isoform X2: MEGGAGSRSFGGGGLLCLTASGRRLAHSCAGGDEEEKFSSALQPGTLLDLLQVEGMKIEEESEAMAEKFLEGEVPLDTFLESFASMRMLSHLRRVRVEKLQELVRKPRASKEPARPVVPPRPVIETTTAVAEAPPAPPAAPALPATGPPYPLPYNPAPNLGVGPLAQGALPLSPFPVTTQPSYPYRGPSGPAYAPAQPAGAALGRPWSPHSSPGPGAYPMARGPAPNPGYPQQAYFPAGGRPPYPTQAPAYPSQPQMPNFPRQPRPSGPPQPPYPTGPALPYGFSTPQGPVWPGY, translated from the exons ATGGAGGGCGGGGCTGGAAGCAGGAGCTTCGGGGGAGGGGGGCTCTTGTGCCTAACTGCCAGTGGGAGGCGGTTGGCCCACAGTTGTGCCGGTGGGGATGAGGAAG agaaaTTCTCCTCAGCGTTGCAGCCAGGAACCTTGCTGGACCTTCTGCAGGTGGAAGGCATGAAAATCGAAGAGGAGTCAGAG GCCATGGCTGAGAAGTTCCTGGAGGGGGAGGTGCCCTTGGATACATTTCTCGAGAGCTTCGCCTCCATGAGGATGTTGTCCCATTTGCGCCGAGTTCGAGTGGAGAAGCTTCAGGAGTTGGTGCGGAAGCCCAGGGCCTCCAAAGAACCAGCCAGGCCCGTGGTCCCGCCTCGGCCGGTCATCGAGACGACTACTGCTGTGGCAGAGGCCCCTCCGGCCCCCCCCGCTGCTCCCGCGCTCCCTGCGACGGgccccccctaccccctcccctacaaCCCCGCCCCTAACCTGGGTGTGGGCCCCCTGGCCCAAGGAGCTCTGCCTCTGAGCCCTTTCCCCGTCACCACTCAGCCCTCTTACCCTTACCGGGGCCCTTCCGGGCCGGCCTATGCACCAGCGCAGCCCGCAGGGGCTGCCCTAGGGCGCCCGTGGTCCCCTCACTCCTCCCCCGGACCAGGGGCCTACCCCATGGCCCGAGGCCCAGCTCCCAATCCAGGCTACCCACAGCAGGCCTATTTCCCGGCAGGAGGAAGGCCACCTTACCCAACTCAGGCCCCTGCCTACCCAAGCCAGCCCCAGATGCCGAATTTTCCGAGGCAGCCCCGACCCTCGGGGCCTCCTCAGCCCCCATACCCAACAGGCCCTGCGCTCCCCTATGGGTTTTCCACACCGCAGGGGCCTGTCTGGCCTGGGTACTAG
- the VPS37C gene encoding vacuolar protein sorting-associated protein 37C isoform X3, whose amino-acid sequence MYVLMGETLGRGIVGETAFKGVCRRLLWEKFSSALQPGTLLDLLQVEGMKIEEESEAMAEKFLEGEVPLDTFLESFASMRMLSHLRRVRVEKLQELVRKPRASKEPARPVVPPRPVIETTTAVAEAPPAPPAAPALPATGPPYPLPYNPAPNLGVGPLAQGALPLSPFPVTTQPSYPYRGPSGPAYAPAQPAGAALGRPWSPHSSPGPGAYPMARGPAPNPGYPQQAYFPAGGRPPYPTQAPAYPSQPQMPNFPRQPRPSGPPQPPYPTGPALPYGFSTPQGPVWPGY is encoded by the exons ATGTATGTCCTGATGGGGGAGACCCTGGGCAGAGGAATTGTAGGGGAAACGGCATTTAAGGGAGTGTGTCGCCGGCTGCTGTGGG agaaaTTCTCCTCAGCGTTGCAGCCAGGAACCTTGCTGGACCTTCTGCAGGTGGAAGGCATGAAAATCGAAGAGGAGTCAGAG GCCATGGCTGAGAAGTTCCTGGAGGGGGAGGTGCCCTTGGATACATTTCTCGAGAGCTTCGCCTCCATGAGGATGTTGTCCCATTTGCGCCGAGTTCGAGTGGAGAAGCTTCAGGAGTTGGTGCGGAAGCCCAGGGCCTCCAAAGAACCAGCCAGGCCCGTGGTCCCGCCTCGGCCGGTCATCGAGACGACTACTGCTGTGGCAGAGGCCCCTCCGGCCCCCCCCGCTGCTCCCGCGCTCCCTGCGACGGgccccccctaccccctcccctacaaCCCCGCCCCTAACCTGGGTGTGGGCCCCCTGGCCCAAGGAGCTCTGCCTCTGAGCCCTTTCCCCGTCACCACTCAGCCCTCTTACCCTTACCGGGGCCCTTCCGGGCCGGCCTATGCACCAGCGCAGCCCGCAGGGGCTGCCCTAGGGCGCCCGTGGTCCCCTCACTCCTCCCCCGGACCAGGGGCCTACCCCATGGCCCGAGGCCCAGCTCCCAATCCAGGCTACCCACAGCAGGCCTATTTCCCGGCAGGAGGAAGGCCACCTTACCCAACTCAGGCCCCTGCCTACCCAAGCCAGCCCCAGATGCCGAATTTTCCGAGGCAGCCCCGACCCTCGGGGCCTCCTCAGCCCCCATACCCAACAGGCCCTGCGCTCCCCTATGGGTTTTCCACACCGCAGGGGCCTGTCTGGCCTGGGTACTAG